One segment of Belonocnema kinseyi isolate 2016_QV_RU_SX_M_011 chromosome 7, B_treatae_v1, whole genome shotgun sequence DNA contains the following:
- the LOC117176225 gene encoding DNA polymerase delta small subunit — MMQDKETPMDTSEFENDFGTIEVIERESVEYEDLSKLFITESGNYSKQFAKIYTARLSELSKVLAEKCRKKWKDVKILQLAELADSEEERSIVIGTLFKNQQWKPSILKQLCEDDQLPLPAARDDYCGDDDQVFLEDDTSRIKLVGRNVKREETITGVVCAVLGHQDASSAFQVEDWCFPGCLPQEKRDSETKGKVVLVSGLELANVPENLELNLLVEWLCGMIGDETTQKEDASIVRVIIAGNSIKGNSDTHANMGLLGGKALDVAAAKEIAIGTKRMDDLLKDLAQVCCVTVMPGQHDIATFMLPQKPLHPCMFPESRRYNSVKGATNPWMGRLGNRLISGTSGQPIDDLIKVSGANNHSPMEWLEKTLDWRHFCPTAPDTLPCYPYHEKDLFIMKDCPDIYFAGNMNKFETKLWKGDDGQVVRLICVPRFSTTKTVVLVDLKTLETQTVSFGTG; from the exons atgatgCAGGACAAGGAAACTCCCATGGATACCTCTGAATTTGAAAATGACTTTGGCACAATCGAGGTTATTGAAAGAGAATCTGTTGAATATGAAGACCTGTCCAAGTTATTTATCACAGAATCTGGAAATTATTCGAaacaatttgcaaaaatttacacAGCCAGGCTTTCGGAATTGTCGAAAGTACTTGctgaaaaatgtcgaaaaaagtgga agGACGTTAAAATTCTGCAGCTAGCTGAGCTCGCTGACAGCGAGGAAGAACGTTCTATAGTAATTGGAACTCTGTTCAAAAATCAGCAATGGAAACCTTCGATTCTGAAGCAATTGTGCGAAGACGACCAATTACCATTGCCAGCAGCGAGAGATGATTACTGTGGTGACGATGATCAGGTTTTTCTCGAGGATGATACGTCGCGCATTAAATTAGTCGGAAGAAATGTAAAAAGAGAGGAAACGATCACCGGAGTTGTTTGCGCAGTCTTGGGCCATCAAGACGCATCCAGCGCTTTTCAg GTTGAAGATTGGTGTTTTCCTGGTTGCTTGCCACAAGAGAAACGAGATTCAGAAACAAAAGGAAAGGTAGTTTTGGTCTCCGGTCTCGAACTTGCAAACGTACCAGAAAATTTGGAACTTAATTTATTGGTAGAATGGCTTTGCGGAATGATTGGTGATGAAACTACTCAAAAGGAAGATGCTTCCATTGTCAGGGTTATTATTGCCG GAAACAGTATTAAAGGAAATTCGGACACACACGCAAATATGGGACTTCTGGGTGGAAAAGCTCTCGATGTTGCTGCCGCAAAGGAAATCGCAATTGGTACGAAAAGAATGGACGATTTGCTTAAAGATTTAGCACAAGTTTGCTGTGTAACTGTAATGCCTGGCCAACACGATATCGCGACATTCATGCTGCCTCAGAAACCTTTGCATCCGTGCATGTTTCCTGAGTCACGAAG ATATAATTCTGTAAAAGGAGCGACAAATCCTTGGATGGGAAGACTCGGAAATCGCCTCATTTCTGGAACGAGCGGTCAACCAATCGACGATTTAATTAAAGTCAGCGGGGCAAATAATCATTCCCCAATGGAATGGCTCGAAAAAACTCTTGACTGGCGACACTTTTGTCCAACTGCTCCAGATACTTTGCCTTGTTATCCTTATCACGAAAAGGATTTGTTTATTATGAAAGACTGTCCAGATATTTATTTCGCTGGAAATATGAACAAGTTCGAGACTAAATTATGGAAAG gAGACGATGGGCAGGTTGTAAGACTGATCTGCGTTCCACGATTCTCCACGACGAAAACGGTCGTTCTTGTGGATTTGAAAACTTTAGAAACTCAGACTGTATCATTTGGTACGGGTtaa